The following proteins are encoded in a genomic region of Periophthalmus magnuspinnatus isolate fPerMag1 chromosome 23, fPerMag1.2.pri, whole genome shotgun sequence:
- the strap gene encoding serine-threonine kinase receptor-associated protein has protein sequence MAMRQTPLTCSGHTRPVVDLAFSGITAYGYFLISACKDGKPMLRQGDTGDWIGTFLGHKGAVWGATLNADATKAATAAADFTAKVWDAVSGDEVLTLAHKHIVKTVSFTQDSSCLLTGGNDKLLRVYDLSSPEAAPQEIAGHTSAIKKALWCNSDKQILSASEDKTVRLWDRSSMEEVKTLTFDTSVSSMEYVADGEIVVITYGKSIAFYNALSLELVKSVEAPAPINSASLHPEKDFFVAGGEDFKLYKFDYSTKEELESYKGHFGPVHCVRFSPDGELYASGSEDGTLRLWQTAVGKTYGLWKCVLPEDLGADNNEQIYTAPPEVKA, from the exons ATGGCTATGAGACAGACCCCGCTCACCTGCTCCGGGCACACTCGGCCTGTGGTGGACCTAGCATTCAGTGGAATCACTGCCTACGGATACTTCCTCATCAGCGCCTGCAAGG ATGGCAAGCCCATGTTGCGCCAGGGAGACACAGGAGACTGGATCGGCACGTTTCTGGGTCACAAAGGCGCAGTCTGGGGAGCCACCCTGAACGCAGACGCCACCAAAGCAGCGACTGCCGCGGCTGACTTCACAGC GAAAGTGTGGGACGCGGTGAGTGGAGATGAGGTGCTGACGCTGGCTCACAAACACATCGTGAAGACTGTCAGTTTCACCCAG GACAGCTCGTGTCTGCTCACTGGAGGGAACGACAAGCTGCTGCGTGTGTACGACCTAAGCAGTCCAGAGGCCG CCCCTCAGGAGATTGCGGGACACACCTCAGCCATCAAGAAGGCGCTGTGGTGCAACAGTGACAAGCAAATCCTGTCCGCGTCGGAGGACAAAACCGTGCG GCTGTGGGACCGCAGCTCCATGGAGGAGGTGAAGACGCTGACATTTGACACGTCGGTCAGCAGTATGGAGTATGTGGCAGACGGAGAGATCGTGGTCATCACCTATGGAAAGAGCATTGCCTTTTACAACGCACTCAG CCTGGAGCTCGTCAAAAGTGTGGAGGCCCCTGCTCCTATCAACTCGGCCTCCCTGCACCCAGAGAAGGACTTCTTTGTAGCTGGAGGAGAAGACTTCAAGCTCTACAAGTTTGACTACAGCACCAAGGAGGAGCTGG AGTCATACAAGGGTCACTTTGGCCCTGTGCACTGTGTCCGCTTCAGCCCGGACGGGGAGCTGTACGCCAGCGGCTCAGAGGACGGAACTCTCAGGCTGTGGCAGACCGCTGTTGGCAAGACCTATGGTCTGTGGAAGTGTGTCTTGCCCG AGGACCTGGGAGCTGACAACAACGAACAGATTTACACAGCACCGCCAGAGGTCAAAGCCTGA